In one window of Denticeps clupeoides chromosome 2, fDenClu1.1, whole genome shotgun sequence DNA:
- the znf385c gene encoding zinc finger protein 385C isoform X3 encodes MILGSPAQASPLLASLTLPGRALQPQLDLKHFPLLRVNGSSALSLFPNFNTMDPVQKAVINHTFGVPPPLKKKPIISCNICHLRFNSTNQAEAHYKGHKHARKLKAIDAMKNKQRNQDREKEREKKREAEEAKTEAKTEAKTEATPALMDASLVDGSSPSGKPKTEEGQGSSVMLTPVSETSSPDASPSEGAAAAEPAGEQREAAKAESDGTAAAAEEEEGEKDPKKSSKQHLYCPVCKVTVNSASQLEAHYSGSKHKLMLEGHSVQPRRRGKVVSSRLAARTKRHGSKNVPASASQTFQCEVCEISVNSETQLKQHMSSRRHKDRLAGKPPKPKFSPYTKSQTHSVLANLRWNGVTGGAASVLGGGCYPCTINAITPQTKLALQKQLSKTLAAGFLPSPLAPAALCTMATNTLTLRHAPIIQAPLLSPALFRPAPGPLRATHAPIIFSPY; translated from the exons GAAGTCCCGCCCAGGCCAGCCCCCTCCTGGCGTCCCTGACCCTCCCTGGCCGCGCCCTGCAGCCCCAGCTGGACCTGAAACACTTCCCCCTGCTCAGGGTCAATGGCTCCAgcgccctcagcctgttccccAACTTCAACACG ATGGACCCGGTGCAGAAGGCCGTCATCAACCACACGTTCGGCGTCCCGCCGCCGCTGAAGAAGAAGCCCATCATATCCTGCAACATCTGCCATCTGCGCTTCAACTCAACC AACCAAGCGGAGGCTCATTATAAAGGCCACAAGCACGCCCGTAAGCTCAAAGCCATAGATGCCATGAAGAACAAGCAGAGGAACcaagacagagagaaggagagggagaaaaagagggagGCGGAGGAGGCGAAGACCGAGGCGAAGACCGAGGCGAAGACCGAGGCGACCCCAGCTCTGATGGACGCCAGCTTGGTGGACGGAAGCA GCCCGTCGGGGAAGCCGAAGACGGAGGAGGGCCAGGGCAGCTCGGTGATGCTCACCCCCGTATCAGAGACCTCCTCCCCGGACGCGTCGCCGTCGGAGGGCGCGGCCGCCGCGGAGCCGGCGGGGGAGCAGCGGGAGGCGGCCAAGGCCGAGTCGGACGGCACCGCCGccgcggcggaggaggaggagggtgagaaGGACCCCAAGAAGAGCAGCAAACAGCACCTCTACTGTCCAGTGTGCAAAGTGACGGTGAACTCCGCCTCGCAGCTGGAGGCCCATTACAGCG GCTCCAAGCACAAGCTGATGCTGGAGGGCCACAGCGTCCAGCCGCGGAGACGGGGGAAGGTCGTCTCCTCCCGCCTGGCGGCCCGGACCAAGCGGCACGGCAGCAAGAACGTTCCGGCCTCCGCCAGCCAGACCTTCCAGTGCGAAGTGTGTGAGATCTCGGTGAATTCCGAGACGCAGCTTAAGCAG CACATGAGCAGCCGGAGACACAAAGACCGACTGGCAGGAAAACCGCCCAAACCAAAGTTCAGCCCCTACACCAAGAGCCAGACGCATTCGGTGCTGGCG AACTTGAGGTGGAACGGGGTCACGGGCGGGGCGGCCTCCGTCCTGGGCGGAGGGTGCTACCCCTGCACCATCAACGCCATCACCCCTCAG ACCAAACTGGCCCTACAGAAGCAGCTGTCCAAAACGCTGGCGGCCGGATTCCTCCCGTCCCCGCTGGCCCCGGCGGCCCTCTGCACCATGGCGACCAACACGCTGACCCTGCGCCACGCCCCCATCATCCAGGCCCCGCTGCTCAGCCCCGCCCTCTTTAGGCCCGCCCCAGGCCCCCTGAGGGCCACGCACGCACCGATCATCTTCTCCCCGTACTAG